In Bradyrhizobium sp. 170, the DNA window CGGGTCGCCATTGTGGTGGCGCTGTTTGCGGTATGGGAAATCCTGTCGCGCAGTGGCATCGTCAATCCGCGCCTGCTCCCTTCCGCCTCCGACACGCTGGCAACGCTCGGTGAGCTGCTGCAGCGGGCGAGCGTGCGCAAGGATCTTGCGGTCACCGCAACAGAAGTGGTGACCGCGTTCGCGCTCGCCGTTCCCGTCGGCGCGCTGATCGGCTTCCTAATCGCGGAGAACCGCTATTTTTCCGACGTGGCAAAGCCGCTGCTGTTCTTCGCCTTCAGCATTCCGAAATCGATCTTCCTGCCGATGTTCATCCTGGTGTTCGGCGTCGGCTTTGCGCAGAAGGTCGGCTTCGGTTTCTTCTCGACCATCTTCATCGTGATCATGTCGACCACGACGGCGGTCGAGTCGGTCAAGGTCGAGCATCTAACGGTCGCCCGCTCCTATGGCGCGACGCCGATGCAGACCGCCTTCCGCGTCTATCTGCCGAGCATGCTCCCCGTTCTGCTGGAGGCGCTGCGGATCTCGATGATCTTCAATCTCACCGGCGTGATCCTCGCCGAAATGTACGCCTCGCGCGACGGCATCGGCCATCAGATCGCGACCTGGGGCGAGAATTTTCAGATGAAGCAGTTGCTGGCCGGCGTGCTGATGATCGCCGCCATCGCGATTGCCTTCAATGAACTGGTCAGATGGGTGGAAACACGATGCAGCCATTGGCGAACATAACCCCGCTGAAGCCGGCCGGCGCGGTCGAGGTCCGCAATGTCGGGCAGATCTTCAAGACCACGACGCAGGACGTCGTCGCGCTGGAGGACGTTTCGCTCGACGTCAAGCCCGGCCGCTTCGTCGTGCTGGTCGGCCCGAGCGGATGCGGCAAGTCGACGCTTCTGATGATGATGGCCGGCCTGCGCCAACAGACCTCGGGCACCATCTCCATCAGCGGCGCGCCGATCCCCGAGCCCGACCCGAACCGGGTCGGCGTGGTATTTCAGGAGCCGAGCCTGTTTCCCTGGCTGACGGCGGAAGAGAATGTCGAGTTTCCGCTGGCGCTGCGCCGCGTCGCCAAGAGCGAACGCCGCGCCAAGGCGCAGGATGCGCTCAAACTCGTCGGCCTCGACGGTTTCGGCAAGCGCCATCCGCATGAATTGTCCGGCGGCATGAAGCAGCGCGTCTCGATCGCGCGCGGGCTGGTGCAGGACCCGCCGGTGCTGCTGATGGACGAACCGTTCGCCGCGCTGGACGAACAGACCCGCATGACCATGGGCGACGAGCTGCTGCGGATCTGGGCGGCCACCGGCAAGACCGTGGTATTCGTCACCCACAGCCTGACCGAAGCGGTCTATCTCGCCGACGAGGTGATCGTGATGTCGCCACGCCCCGGCCGCATCGTCGATCATCTGCAGGTCTCGCTGCCCCGCCCGCGCACCTATGAGATGCTGAGCGGCGACGCGTTCGGCACCTTGCGCGACCGCATCTGGCGGCATATCCGCAAATCGGCATGAGGCTGACATGAGCGCTGCAACGCTTCGCAGATTAATCGTGATCGGCCTGATTGCGCTGTGGGAAATCCTGCCGCGCGCAGGTCTCATTCCCGAACTGTTCCTGCCATCGCTGTCGTCGACACTCGCGGCTGGCTGGAACGAGGCGGGCGAATACGGCCATGCCCTTGCCGTGACGCTCTACGAGGTCGCGATTTCGATGGCGTTCGCCTGCGGCGGCGGCATCCTGTTAGGGGCCATCGTCGGCAGCCTGCCGCGGCCGCGCATCCTGATCATGCCGATGGTCTCGAGCCTCTATGCGGTGCCGCTGGTCATCCTCTATCCCGTCTTCACCGTGTGGCTCGGCATCGGCTCGGAATCCAAGATCGCATTCGCCTCGATCTACGGCTTCCTGCCGACGATGCTGGCGACCGCCGCCGGCATCCAGACCATCGATCCGCAATTGCTGCTCGCCGCCCGCAGCATGGGCGCGACGCTGAGCCAGCGGCTGGTTCGCGTGATCATTCCGGCGGCAATCCCGACCGTGCTGTCGGGCCTGCGCGTCGGCGGCGCACTCGTGATCGTCGGCGTTGTCGTGTCCGAGATGCTGATTTCGTCCGCCGGCATCGGCTATCTGATCTCGCGCTACCGCACCATTCTGGACAGCCCGCATGTGTTTGCCGGCGTTCTCCTGGTGCTTGCGATGGCGATTGCCTTCAACGCCGCGATCAAATGGATCGAGCGCAAGGCCGCAATCTGGCAGACGGGGTCACGTTCCGGCCAGCGCGCCGCCGACGAGATCACCGCCGGCGCCATCCAGCCTGCGACCTGACGGAGCAGCGGCGTGTTCGATCTGACGCTGACATTCGACAATGGTCCCGAGCCCGGCGTGACGCCGCGCGTGCTCGACATCCTGCGCGAACGCGGCATCAAGACGACCTTCTTCGTGATCGGCGAAAAGCTTGGCGACCCCGAACGCCGTCGGCTTGCGGCGCGCGCACACGGCGAGGGCCACTGGATCGGCAATCACACTTTTACGCACACGGTGCCACTCGGGCAGCAACATGATCCCGATGCGGCACAGCATGAGATCGGCCGGACGCAGGATGCGATCGGCGACCTCGCGCACCCACAGCGATGGTTCCGGCCGTTCGGCGGCGGCGGCAATCTCGACGCGCGGCTGCTGAAGCCTTCCGTGGTCGAATATCTCGCCCGCAACAAGCATAGTTGCGTGCTCTGGAACGCGATCCCGCGCGACTGGGACGATCCGGACGGCTGGGCCGACCGGGCCCTGGAGCAGTGCCGGTCGCAGCCGTGGAGCCTCATGGTTCTGCACGACCTGCCCAGCGGCGCGATGAACCATCTCGAATGTTTTATCGACCGCGCCGGGAAAGCCGGCGCGCGCTTCCACCAGGACTTTCCGCCTGATTGCGTTCCGATCCGTTCGGGCAAAATCGTGCGATCCATCGAACCCTATGTGTCCTCTATCGAAGAAGGTACCGAATAATGAAGATCGCGAGTTTCAAGGCAGGTCCGACGGCAACATACGGCCTGGTAACAAATGCCGGCATCATCGACGCCGGCAAGCGGCTGAAGGAGTGGCCAACCCTGAAGACGTTGCTCGCGAACGGATCGCTCAATGCCCTCGGCGCGCTGCAAGGCGAACGGCCGGACTACGCGTTTGCCGAAATCGAGTTGCTGCCGACCGTTCCCGATCCGGACAAGATATTCTGCATCGGCGTCAACTACGCCACGCATCTCGCCGAAAGCGGCCATCCCACCCCGCCGCACCCGATGATCTTCACCCGTTTCGCCAACAGCCAGGTCGGCGGCGGCCAGCCGATGATCCGGCCGCTCGAGTCCGAGCGCTTCGACTATGAGGGCGAGATGGCCGTCATCATCGGCAAGGCCGGCCGCCGCATTTCGCGCGAGACAGCGCTGGCGCATGTCGCTGGTTATGCCTGCTACAATGACGGCAGCATCCGCGACTGGCAGCGCCACACCTCGCAATTCGCACCGGGGAAGAATTTCGTCGGCACCGGTGGTTTCGGTCCGTGGATGGTCACGACAGACGAGATCCCCGACATCAGCAAGCAGACCATCGCGACCCGCCTCAACGGCGTCGAGGTGCAGGCAGCCCCAATCTCGGACCTCGTTTTCGACGTCCCTGCCCTGATCGCCTACTGCTCGACTTTCACCGAGCTCGTCCCCGGCGACGTCATCGTGACCGGCACCACCGGTGGCGTCGGCGCCTACCGCACGCCGCCGCTCTGGATGAAGGATGGCGATGTGGTCGAGGTCGAGGTGTCGGGCATCGGCGTGCTGCGCAATCCGGTCAAGGATGAGGCCGCGGCCGCTGCGACGCGCGCCGCCTGAAGTGAGCGGGAAAATGACAAGAGCAAGGAGATACTCATGAACCTGCCAAAGCACCTGCTGCCGACCACCGTCGTCGGTAGCTATCCGCAGCCGGAATGGCTGGTCGATCGCGCGATGCTGTCCAAGGTGGTGCCGCGCACGCGCCTGCATGCGATGTGGCGGCTGCCGGCCGAGCACCTGGAGGAGGCGCAAGACGACGCCACTATTGTCGCCATCAGGGACATGGAGCGGGCCGGCATCGACATCGTGACCGATGGCGAAATCCGCCGCGAGAGCTACTCCAACCGATTTGCGACGGCGCTCGAAGGCATCGATGACGAAAATCCGGCGATGATCACCTCGCGCAGCGGGCACCAGACGCCGGTGCCGCGCGTCACAGGCCCGGTGAAACGCCGCGGCCCGGTCGAGCTGCACGACATGAAATTCCTGCGCCAGAACACTGATCGCGCAGCAAAAATCACCCTGCCCGGCCCGTTCACGATGAGCCAGCAGGCCAAGAACGAATTCTACAAAGACGACGAGGAACTGGCGATGGCCTTCGCCGCCGCCGTCAACGCCGAAGCGCTCGACCTGCAAAAGGCCGGCGCCGACGTGATCCAGCTCGATGAGCCCTGGGTGCGCAACAATCCCGACCTTGCCCGCCGCTATGCGGTGAAGGCGATCAACCGCGCGCTGGAGGGCATCACCGTGCCGACCGTGGTGCATCTGTGCTTCGGCTATGCCGCGGTCGTGCCCGGCTCGACCAAGCCGGCCGGCTATTCCTTCCTCGCCGAACTCGCCGATACCAGCGCCGAGCAGATCTCGATCGAGGCGGCGCAGCCGAAGCTCGACCTCGGCGTGCTCAGGGATTTGTCGTCGAAGAAGATCATGCTCGGCGTGCTCGACCTCGGCAATCCCGAGATCGAATCCGCTGATGTCGTGGCTGGCCGGATCCGCAACGGCCTCAAGCATGTCGCCGCCGACCGGCTGGTGATCGCGCCCGATTGCGGCATGAAATACATGCCGCGCCATACAGCGTTCGGAAAACTGAAGGCGATGTGCGACGCGGCGGCGATCGTCCGCAAGGAGATCAGCTAAGCGGCTTGCCCTGCAGCCACGCCGCGCCGCGGGCATATAGAGCCTCGACCTCCGGTCCCTTCAGGCCGGGCATGTCGCGCTTCACGGTGTAGCCGATGCGGGTCTGCAAATAAGCGAGGTGCCGGTAGCCCGGCGGAAACTGCTCGAGCAGCGCCTTGTCGAGAACGGGCGCCGTGCCGGGCGTGACCGGGTCCATGCGGTCCTTCTCATAGATCGGCTGGCGCAGCACGATGCCCCAGCGGCCCTCGCGCTTTTCGAGGAAGTCGTAGAACCGCCCGGTGCAGAGCACGTCACACAGCACGCCCTCGACCTCGGCGCGTTGCGAGATCGTCATCTTGGTCTGCGAGATGGCGCGGTGTCCGGCGAGGTCGACCGAGATGCCGCCGAGGAAATGCAGGATGCTGACGCCCTTGGCCCATGCCTGCTTGCTGATCTCGATGAACTCGTCGCCGGTGCCCTGCGTCCAGGTCGCCATCATGCGGCCGTCGGGATGCCAGACCGTGCGAAAACGCTCCCAGTCGCCGGCATCGCGCCAGATCGCCCAGTTCTGCAGCAATTCCCGGATCAGGCGGTCATCTTCAATCTCGGCGTGACTTCCGGGCATGCGGGCGTTTCCCCTTGGGACGTATTTCTCAAGCGTCTATGAGACATAGCCGCGGCGGACGCCCGCTGACAAGTCGGGTAGACCGGGGAGTTAGCTAACGCCCCGGCGCCTTCACAACAGCTTCGCGCGGACGAACAGTGCGCGCAGGGCGTTGGTCGCCTGCACGGTCAGCATCGCGTTGCCGGCGGCGCCATGCAGGGAGCTCACGGCATCGGCATGCAGCGAGCGAAACTCGATCCATTCGATCGAACTGAGATTGGTGATGAACCGGTAGGCCTGGCCGACGGTCCCGATCGATACCGTCTTGCCGTTCAGGTTGATCTTGAAGACCGCCCGCAACGGAGTGTCGCAGTCGGAAGCGCCACTTGCGACGACTGTCATGACGGGGACGGTGAACGCCGCGACGCGGTGAGGCCTTCCTTGAGGCTCGGCACGACGACGAGACGCTTGACCTCGCCGTTCCGGTACGCTGTCAGGAACCTGTCATAATCCTTGATCGAGACGCAGCCGTTGGAATCGCCGTTGGGACCAAGCAAATAGCTGTGCACGAGCAGGCCCGTTCGCCCGTGCATTTCGTTTTCGCCCACCGGAGTCATGCGCAGCGCCGCGACGCCATGAAACAGCTTTTCACGCGGCTTGAGGTCGTAGACGTTTGGCGGCGTCGCGCCGACCATCCGCTGGTCGACATAGGCCGGATTGTCCATCAGGCCGCCCAGCCCCGAGTGTGCCTCGAGCTTGGTGCCGTTCGGCAGGTAAACGGCGCGGGCCGAAATGTCGTAGACCGCCGTCTGACCGTCGTAGCCGAGCGCCGTCAGATCCTTGCGCTCGCCGAGCAGCCCATCCCCCGGCGTCAGCGATGCCAGCGAGAAGCGCATCGGCACCAGATCGGCGAGCTTCTCGAACATGGTGCGGTTATCCGACGAAACCGGCGCGGGGGCGCTTCCCGTTGACTGAAGATTGGCCAGGACCGGCCGGGCTCTTGGCAGCGGGATTGCCGCCTCGACCGTCGGAGCGGACGGCGCGGGTTCAGCATTCTGCTCCTCAGGCGATTGCCTCCCCAACATGCTTTCGATGTGGCCGAACTGCGCATCGAAATCCGGGCGCTCCGAACGGGCGGCGGGACGCCAGGGGTAGTTGATGGCGAGCGAACGGCGCGCCGAGCCCGGGCCAAAGCGC includes these proteins:
- a CDS encoding ABC transporter permease → MRGLGVKAARVAIVVALFAVWEILSRSGIVNPRLLPSASDTLATLGELLQRASVRKDLAVTATEVVTAFALAVPVGALIGFLIAENRYFSDVAKPLLFFAFSIPKSIFLPMFILVFGVGFAQKVGFGFFSTIFIVIMSTTTAVESVKVEHLTVARSYGATPMQTAFRVYLPSMLPVLLEALRISMIFNLTGVILAEMYASRDGIGHQIATWGENFQMKQLLAGVLMIAAIAIAFNELVRWVETRCSHWRT
- a CDS encoding ABC transporter ATP-binding protein codes for the protein MQPLANITPLKPAGAVEVRNVGQIFKTTTQDVVALEDVSLDVKPGRFVVLVGPSGCGKSTLLMMMAGLRQQTSGTISISGAPIPEPDPNRVGVVFQEPSLFPWLTAEENVEFPLALRRVAKSERRAKAQDALKLVGLDGFGKRHPHELSGGMKQRVSIARGLVQDPPVLLMDEPFAALDEQTRMTMGDELLRIWAATGKTVVFVTHSLTEAVYLADEVIVMSPRPGRIVDHLQVSLPRPRTYEMLSGDAFGTLRDRIWRHIRKSA
- a CDS encoding fumarylacetoacetate hydrolase family protein; translated protein: MKIASFKAGPTATYGLVTNAGIIDAGKRLKEWPTLKTLLANGSLNALGALQGERPDYAFAEIELLPTVPDPDKIFCIGVNYATHLAESGHPTPPHPMIFTRFANSQVGGGQPMIRPLESERFDYEGEMAVIIGKAGRRISRETALAHVAGYACYNDGSIRDWQRHTSQFAPGKNFVGTGGFGPWMVTTDEIPDISKQTIATRLNGVEVQAAPISDLVFDVPALIAYCSTFTELVPGDVIVTGTTGGVGAYRTPPLWMKDGDVVEVEVSGIGVLRNPVKDEAAAAATRAA
- a CDS encoding polysaccharide deacetylase family protein; amino-acid sequence: MFDLTLTFDNGPEPGVTPRVLDILRERGIKTTFFVIGEKLGDPERRRLAARAHGEGHWIGNHTFTHTVPLGQQHDPDAAQHEIGRTQDAIGDLAHPQRWFRPFGGGGNLDARLLKPSVVEYLARNKHSCVLWNAIPRDWDDPDGWADRALEQCRSQPWSLMVLHDLPSGAMNHLECFIDRAGKAGARFHQDFPPDCVPIRSGKIVRSIEPYVSSIEEGTE
- a CDS encoding ABC transporter permease, which encodes MSAATLRRLIVIGLIALWEILPRAGLIPELFLPSLSSTLAAGWNEAGEYGHALAVTLYEVAISMAFACGGGILLGAIVGSLPRPRILIMPMVSSLYAVPLVILYPVFTVWLGIGSESKIAFASIYGFLPTMLATAAGIQTIDPQLLLAARSMGATLSQRLVRVIIPAAIPTVLSGLRVGGALVIVGVVVSEMLISSAGIGYLISRYRTILDSPHVFAGVLLVLAMAIAFNAAIKWIERKAAIWQTGSRSGQRAADEITAGAIQPAT
- a CDS encoding uroporphyrinogen decarboxylase family protein, which translates into the protein MNLPKHLLPTTVVGSYPQPEWLVDRAMLSKVVPRTRLHAMWRLPAEHLEEAQDDATIVAIRDMERAGIDIVTDGEIRRESYSNRFATALEGIDDENPAMITSRSGHQTPVPRVTGPVKRRGPVELHDMKFLRQNTDRAAKITLPGPFTMSQQAKNEFYKDDEELAMAFAAAVNAEALDLQKAGADVIQLDEPWVRNNPDLARRYAVKAINRALEGITVPTVVHLCFGYAAVVPGSTKPAGYSFLAELADTSAEQISIEAAQPKLDLGVLRDLSSKKIMLGVLDLGNPEIESADVVAGRIRNGLKHVAADRLVIAPDCGMKYMPRHTAFGKLKAMCDAAAIVRKEIS
- a CDS encoding DUF2778 domain-containing protein; translated protein: MDRRTTSTAGPASSRGTRLLREAAFGTAALAMALGLAAWVTDFDPAAWINPASANVGSTSSFDERFGPGSARRSLAINYPWRPAARSERPDFDAQFGHIESMLGRQSPEEQNAEPAPSAPTVEAAIPLPRARPVLANLQSTGSAPAPVSSDNRTMFEKLADLVPMRFSLASLTPGDGLLGERKDLTALGYDGQTAVYDISARAVYLPNGTKLEAHSGLGGLMDNPAYVDQRMVGATPPNVYDLKPREKLFHGVAALRMTPVGENEMHGRTGLLVHSYLLGPNGDSNGCVSIKDYDRFLTAYRNGEVKRLVVVPSLKEGLTASRRSPSPS
- a CDS encoding nuclear transport factor 2 family protein, with the translated sequence MPGSHAEIEDDRLIRELLQNWAIWRDAGDWERFRTVWHPDGRMMATWTQGTGDEFIEISKQAWAKGVSILHFLGGISVDLAGHRAISQTKMTISQRAEVEGVLCDVLCTGRFYDFLEKREGRWGIVLRQPIYEKDRMDPVTPGTAPVLDKALLEQFPPGYRHLAYLQTRIGYTVKRDMPGLKGPEVEALYARGAAWLQGKPLS